The following proteins are encoded in a genomic region of Arachis ipaensis cultivar K30076 chromosome B02, Araip1.1, whole genome shotgun sequence:
- the LOC107628320 gene encoding pyruvate dehydrogenase E1 component subunit alpha, mitochondrial-like → MDTYRYHGHSMSDPGSTYCTCDEISNERQERDLIERVRKLLLAHDIASEKELKGQNLFDDLAEDILGGSRLGNKFYDSSKSQVLRSSSIDKERANDVAEYQSCVTC, encoded by the exons ATGGACACCTATAGATACCACGGGCACTCTATGTCTGATCCTGGCAGCACATACTGTACATGTGACGAGATTTCCAATGAGAGACAA GAGCGTGATCTAATTGAGAGAGTGAGGAAGCTATTATTGGCTCATGACATTGCTTCTGAAAAGGAGCTGAAG GGACAAAATTTGTTTGATGACTTGGCTGAGGACATTCTCGGTGGCAGCAGACTTGGAAACAAATTCTACGACTCTTCTAAGAGCCAAGTCCTTAGGAGTTCCTCAATAGATAAAGAGAGAGCAAACGATGTTGCTGAATATCAAAGTTGTG TTACATGTTGA